ATACTAATATGCATGTAATCGAAATACAgctatattattaaattgaGACTAATTTTAATCAAATTTAGCCCCATAAATAACCAAACcttaataaaatattgaataaaaaaatatatataatagaatatttcctttatataaatagtatatatatatatatatatatatatatatatataaagataaaacaaataagTAATTTTTCTAAATGAAGCTATTAATAgtattttaatatacacatatatgtaaatacttttttttttttttttttttttaaattttattttatattataacttTTTAATTTGACACATGACTTATATTCATGTGTATGCTGATTctttaaatatgaaaattcataatacaaaattattggaatgtattaatatatatatatatatatatatttttttttctcttttcatatatcataaatatattttaattttttacaCAGGGATTgcattttttatacttaatttttttttttatttatttaacttttaatttttttcattagtatttttatttatattacattattttgtttGTACTAACTTTATTTGTAACCGATTTTTActgttcatatatattatatattgcATCTTATTTATCGCCATCccatttaattttaattctcttataaatacatataaatatatatatatatatatatatatatatatgtatatattttNNNNNNNNNNNNNNNNNNNNNNNNNNNNNNNNNNNNNNNNNNNNNNNNNNNNNNNNNNNNNNNNNNNNNNNNNNNNNNNNNNNNNNNNNNNNNNNNNNNNtatatatatatatatatatatataatgtatttattttttttctatttatGGTATCCATAAAAATACTGAAAAGAAATATCACgtttgtaatatatattcctaAAAATATTCACCTTAAAGGATGTCATTGTTTacattatcatataaataatatacatgtatttatattaaatatttttgatatatatatatatatatatatatatatatatgtatatatatatatatatatatatatatatatatatatatatgtatatgtatatttttatatatattttttttttatttttgataaaataaaaaatgaacgAAGATGctataaaaattttgaatAAATGTTCTGgtgaaaagaaaaaagggGAAGACCTGAATTCTTGTAATTTACTGGAGTATtacaaaacaaaatattcatCCATAGATATTGAGAAAGCAAAGTTAATATTGAAAGAACAATTTTTGATACCTGACTTTAGAGAAAAACAATTAGAATGTTTAAATTCGATTAAGAGGTTTGAACatgtattaaatattatgcCGACAGGTGGTGGGAAATCCTTAATTTATCAATTAATTCCTTTAATTATAGATGGTATAAGTATTGTAATAAGCCCattaatttctttaataCAAGACCAAATAGTATCcttaagaaataaaaaaatagtaGCAGAAACTATTAATAGttctttaaataaaaaagaaaatgaaagaatattagatattttaaaaagtcAAGATTTGGGAAATTTGAAggttttatatattacacCAGAAACTGCAACAAGTGGATAttttatagatatattatatgaactttatataaataaaagaatttcTCTTATTTCTATTGACGAAGTACATTGTATAAGTACATGGGGTTCTGATTTTAGAAAATCATATAGAAATTTAAATAAGATTCTGGATATCTGTCCTTATGTAAGAACTTATTGTTGTACTGCCACAGCAACGAAATTTGTAGAAAAGGATATCATAAGAAacttaaatttttatatatttaataaagattgtgataacaatataattagtaataatataaataataataataataatataaataataatatcaaatatgatgatcataataataattgtaaaGTACTTAATATTGTTAGAACCTCATTCAACAGACcaaatttaaaatatattattatttatagcgatttaattaaagatgagaaaaaaaatagtgtgtgtgatattataaatgaaaaacgaaataaaggaaaaattggtatcatatattgttttaaaagaaatacaTGTGATGAAATTTCTAAATATCTAAGAGAAAAAGGTATACAAGCTTTAAGTTATCATGCTGGATTAACAAATAATACAAGAAAAAGAATACAACAGAAATGGATTTCTGGGAAGACCAATATTTTAGTAGCTACCATTGCATTTGGTATGGGTATAGATAGAAAAGATgtatcatttattatacattataACTTACCAAAAAGTAtagaaaattattatcaagAATCAGGAAGATGTGGAAGAAGTGGACATATATCTTTTTgttatttgttttattcAAAAGAAGATGTAGAGAAATtgtcatatataattaaaacaAGTTTTTCTCATTTAGATATGCATGATGcaaatatagaaaaaaaatatgaaaaagaaatttataatttagAATGTGTTCACAACTTATgtataaatgaaaaatgtaTACGTTCTCAAATTTTGTCTTATTTTGGAGAAACGTATCCAAATCAAAATTtacaaacaaataatacTTCTGACCATAGTAAAGAAACTTATAAAAATCAAACACATGCCGAGAAATACAACTTTGATACTGCTAATATGTATCATACGTCTgatcaaaaaaaagataatttGCCAGATGAACATTTCTGTTGCTCATTTTGTTATGACACTAAAGGTTCAAGGATTAAAATTCAAAAAGTAATAAACTTATATgagaataaaaaaggaaataatatatcacaATTTTATAGTAAGGGTGAGACACatgaatataattatttatatacgAATAATGGGAaacataaattatatgatgaTGACACATATGATAGCCCCTCGGGCGAAGAACCGCGGGAAAAGAGAAGcacaaattattataataaatatgatgataGATATGGTGATAGAAAATTTCAGGAgggaatatataaattaaataataaaaaaattaaaggaAATATACCTTTTCAGAGTGCATCTTCTATTATTCCTAAACAAATTCGAGATAAAGGAATTATTGAAGTAATGAAAGAATTAGAAAAAAGAGAAGaagaattaaatgaaaagaCAAAAAATGATCAGGAAAAACATAaagtaaataaaatgaatttaCTCAAAAGTAATTCTATGAATGTAAAGAGGAAGCATGTgttttcttcatttaaaaTTCCAAGGAAAATTTGAACTAATTGATGTTATattagataaaaaaaaaaaaaaaaaaaagtatatatatatatgtatgattattgtttatatgaataatatattgcttaataggaaaaaattcaaattaatatatgcaAATGgtgttatataatatatatcttttatatcatattcaattctaacaatatatattttttgaatattatgaaaatttatAGCCCCTTCACACTTATCATATGTgatgatatattatgtgtgtaaattatttattacttttcctttttcttcttttcttttttttttttgtacatCAAATTATTccttattttataataaaaggaTTATTcatgtgtatatataattacatttatgtaatattttttatcataagaaataaaatataaaatatgcATTAACGTTTTTTNNNNNNNNNNNNNNNNNNNNNNNNNNNNNNNNNNNNNNNNNNNNNNNNNNNNNNNNNNNNNNNNNNNNNNNNNNNNNNNNNNNNNNNNNNNNNNNNNNNNaaaaaaaaatattttataagaacaaaaaaaaaaaaaaaaaaaaaaaaaaaaaaaaaaaaaaaaaaaatatatatatatatttataaatttataaaaaagtatatatcaatatatataatttgttcaggtcataattatataaaaaaaaaaaaaaaaaaaaagaacaaaataaattcaattattgtataaaaataaagtaaattacaaatatataatttgtatttaataaaaaaaaaatatatatattttttatctatataaatataattggCATGCAACCATTTTCGTGAACAggttctttttttttgttgttctttatatagatatataatatttataaaaaactgtagtaattatttaataaattaaaaaaaagaaaaggaatttatttaaaataataattactATAAAATGATGTACAAAcgtaaataatatacataccataatatataaaaagaaacatgctttaaaatttttttttttctgaatatatacaataagttacatatatatatatatatataacagaaggaaaaaaaaaattaacatgaaagcatatatataataacacatttgtatataattgtGTATCCTATTAagtatttaaaaaataggaacgcataaaaataataaactagaaaaatgtaaagtttttacattttttttttaattataatattttatttatagtttcaattaatttttttattctctctatattttttttttttttgttttgttttcACCATGATgttgtttttgttttataattcGTTGCCTTAATTTTAATGTCaaatttgtattttttctatttgttgttttgatatatatatatataaacatgtttatatatttatattttgtataaaatcaaaaatgttatttaatttttaatatatttatcttttttaagTTTCATTctgtttttgttttttttttttttaatatttttaccTTGTCATATTGCActattttttcaataacaatctatatatatatatatatatatatatacatacatatattatttaatttatatatttcctaATTTGTTGTCGATATGAAATATGTGCCAGGAGAAAAAGAAGATCTCAGCACGTACAAACTCAGCAGATTTAAAATTGGTGAGAATAAAATTATGCAGGATATTTCAGAAGGAAACAAGAAAAACGAAATTATTGCTAACGAGAAAGGTGGTAAtgaaaatacaaaaaaaaaaaataaaaacacGACTTCTCTTTTTAAGAgatttaaaatttttggTAAAACAAAAAACGCACCAAAAGGTGAAATGTCggatttaaaaaaaaatgatgaaaataattcGATAGAAGTTGTTAATTTGTTAGATATATCAAAAGATGACGAAAATAAAAGTATCAACATGAATAgtaatgattataataatgaaaataattataataataataatgaaaataattataataataataaggatCATAATGATCgtaataatgatgataataataatagtgacaatagtaataatcataataatgtaaatcATAAACTTCTCAGCGagtttttaaaaaatagtAATAACACACACGTTAATAAcgatgatgataatatcaaaaatagtagaatgaataaaatgaaaaattcTATAAGTATAGGAAATGGTAGcaaaataaatgataaatcTGTTACTTCTATTAACACAGATGAAAGTACAATAAAAGTTCAGGCAGAAagtaatattataagtTCCAAACGCACAACAAGAGATAGTGCACTTATAAATTCAGATATGTTAGGtaaaaattttgaaaaggatataaataaaaaaaaagaatcTGTTAAAATTGACTCAGATAATATGTCTATCGACATAGAAAAATCTGTAATTCCAAGAATAAGTGAAAAAAGAGACTCATTATTAAATCATATTGTAAAAATACCATTAAAATATGCTTATAAGAATAGCTTATCCCCAAGAAATAGTACTGCACGTAGTGAAGATAAggatgataaaaataatgataataaaaataatgatattataaatgttgataatataaatgatgataatacaaatggtgataatacaaatggtgataatacaaatggtgataatacaaatgatgataatataaaagatgataatattaaagatgataatattaaaaatgataatataaaagataataatataaaagataataatacaaaagatgataatataaaagataataatataaaagataataatataaaagatgataatataaaagatgataatacaattaatgacaataaaaataatgacaataaaaataatgacaataaaaataatgacaataaaaataatgaaaaccataataatgataatatgcTTCATAATGTTATTGAGGAAGAATCAAATAAGAAACATTCCTTAAGCCTTAATAACcatgaaagaaaaaaaagcCTTCCTGTTGAAccattaaataataataatgaaaaaaaacaaaaagataataatagtaaatTTGTCCGTAGTAATGATAtccataataataacaaagATATCATTCAAAATAAGGATAATgttaaaagaaaaatttcaaatgtagataataatataaataatattaataacaCGCCTATTCATAAGGTAGATTCTAATTATAACGATAAAAATTCCGATaaaccaaaaaaatatgataatgaagaaaaacCATCTAATACATTATCAGAGAATAATTCCAAGGCAGAGAAAAAAAGCCTCAATCCTTTATTTAAAAGCAAAATGAAAATAGAGAAAAAAAACCCTCCTGTTCTTATAAAAACGAATAATAcagataataaaaataaaaatattgttatgaaaaaaaataatttagTTGAACGGGctaatttaataaaaaaaaaacaaactGATATAATACACGATGAAATATTCAATGATAatcattttaaaaaaatatgtaatgATGAAACAACACAAATGCTAAATGCTTTTGTTCCTTTTGATTTGGATCCTCCACCTTTGTATGCTGAAAATCCTGAAACAGTTAggtaaaatattatatccAAAATGGAATAAATCCACCCATAgtgattttttttttatttatttatatatgtaatttatatgatatatatatattttatttatttatatatgcaatttatatgatatatatatattttatttatttatatatgcaatttatatatatatatatatattttttttttttttttttttttttttttttttacccTTAGCCCCTTAACGCCAATATCAGAAATAATCGACTTTATATACTCCATATTTAATAAGAGCACAGAAGACACAATAACACGTCTAAGAGAATCAAAGGATAACAATGCAGAGGTAGGAACATGTTGAAAAGGAATACACACAAAGagataatatatgttattatatatatatatataaagtatGATGAATATCATTTCCCCATGAAAATGAATCATTGTGAATATATgtagaaatattatatgtacattttattttatttttataattttcttgtttttttaGTGCCTCAATACTTTAAAACTAACAATAGAAGCTTTAGACGGAAACGAAAAGTCGGTGATCTCACAACTGAATAAGAACATGTAAGCATACTTAACATAACAACGgatacaaatatatatatatatttatttatttatttttaaatatatattcttatttcataattttttacCTTCTTAGGGCTATCGAGAAAGAATGTTTGGGAGAAGTTGATGAAGTTATTAAATCAATAAATGACGACTAAATAATTTGAAGGTGATAGTATTACATGGGAAATCAAATATGTTTagaatattaaattaataaataagaatatatatatatatatatatatatatattacttgTATATTAAGTTTTTTTAAGATTATATTTTCGcttatgttatttttataatataaaagttaATTATAGTTTTTCATATAAcaataagaaaaaattaacacaaaaattaaaaatatataatatgaataataataaaaaaaaaaaaaaaattaataagaTGTAGAACACATAAACATATACAcaatttaattaaaaaaaatatatatatacatatatatatatatatataaacacaTGTTTTTTTGTGATCTGTATAAATATGgggaaaataatatttcccttattattcttttttaataaaagtttaaaaattaattgaaaaaaaaaaaaatacgtatatatatatatatatatatatatatgggtatttttttttttttttccatgtgtacaaaaaaaaagatattgGATTAAACATTTGGGtgttaataatttttaatgtATTCCTTTTGTTGATTGTAATCGTGTAAAGGAAGGTCCAAACATCCGGGTGCAATATCATCAACATCAGCTATAGCTTTTTCTAATATTTCTGAACATGGGAGTGTGGATGtataatttcttatatatgTATCAAGTTTATTTCTAAAAATT
Above is a genomic segment from Plasmodium reichenowi strain SY57 chromosome 9, whole genome shotgun sequence containing:
- a CDS encoding ATP-dependent DNA helicase Q1, putative is translated as MNEDAIKILNKCSGEKKKGEDLNSCNLLEYYKTKYSSIDIEKAKLILKEQFLIPDFREKQLECLNSIKRFEHVLNIMPTGGGKSLIYQLIPLIIDGISIVISPLISLIQDQIVSLRNKKIVAETINSSLNKKENERILDILKSQDLGNLKVLYITPETATSGYFIDILYELYINKRISLISIDEVHCISTWGSDFRKSYRNLNKILDICPYVRTYCCTATATKFVEKDIIRNLNFYIFNKDCDNNIISNNINNNNNNINNNIKYDDHNNNCKVLNIVRTSFNRPNLKYIIIYSDLIKDEKKNSVCDIINEKRNKGKIGIIYCFKRNTCDEISKYLREKGIQALSYHAGLTNNTRKRIQQKWISGKTNILVATIAFGMGIDRKDVSFIIHYNLPKSIENYYQESGRCGRSGHISFCYLFYSKEDVEKLSYIIKTSFSHLDMHDANIEKKYEKEIYNLECVHNLCINEKCIRSQILSYFGETYPNQNLQTNNTSDHSKETYKNQTHAEKYNFDTANMYHTSDQKKDNLPDEHFCCSFCYDTKGSRIKIQKVINLYENKKGNNISQFYSKGETHEYNYLYTNNGKHKLYDDDTYDSPSGEEPREKRSTNYYNKYDDRYGDRKFQEGIYKLNNKKIKGNIPFQSASSIIPKQIRDKGIIEVMKELEKREEELNEKTKNDQEKHKVNKMNLLKSNSMNVKRKHVFSSFKIPRKI
- a CDS encoding hypothetical protein (conserved Plasmodium protein, unknown function) — translated: MKYVPGEKEDLSTYKLSRFKIGENKIMQDISEGNKKNEIIANEKGGNENTKKKNKNTTSLFKRFKIFGKTKNAPKGEMSDLKKNDENNSIEVVNLLDISKDDENKSINMNSNDYNNENNYNNNNENNYNNNKDHNDRNNDDNNNSDNSNNHNNVNHKLLSEFLKNSNNTHVNNDDDNIKNSRMNKMKNSISIGNGSKINDKSVTSINTDESTIKVQAESNIISSKRTTRDSALINSDMLGKNFEKDINKKKESVKIDSDNMSIDIEKSVIPRISEKRDSLLNHIVKIPLKYAYKNSLSPRNSTARSEDKDDKNNDNKNNDIINVDNINDDNTNGDNTNGDNTNGDNTNDDNIKDDNIKDDNIKNDNIKDNNIKDNNTKDDNIKDNNIKDNNIKDDNIKDDNTINDNKNNDNKNNDNKNNDNKNNENHNNDNMLHNVIEEESNKKHSLSLNNHERKKSLPVEPLNNNNEKKQKDNNSKFVRSNDIHNNNKDIIQNKDNVKRKISNVDNNINNINNTPIHKVDSNYNDKNSDKPKKYDNEEKPSNTLSENNSKAEKKSLNPLFKSKMKIEKKNPPVLIKTNNTDNKNKNIVMKKNNLVERANLIKKKQTDIIHDEIFNDNHFKKICNDETTQMLNAFVPFDLDPPPLYAENPETVSPLTPISEIIDFIYSIFNKSTEDTITRLRESKDNNAECLNTLKLTIEALDGNEKSVISQLNKNMAIEKECLGEVDEVIKSINDD